The sequence TATGCGGCGGTAAGGCCGAGTAAATAGAATTTAAATTACTGCCGTGACAGTATGTTTGTCGATGGCAGAGTATAACAAAAAGTTTAGCAAAGGCATTAGCAAAAATAAAAAACCGATAACAGTACCCTAAATTTACCGTAAGCGAAGCATCACTGACTAACAGAAACCTGGAAACGGCTAGTACACATTAACAACTTCATCATAAATCCAATTAAAGTTAATAATAATCAACTCGTAACCCATTCCACATGCATGCTCTACAGCCATTTTCATGTCTTGAAGTTCGCTTTCAAATACACCATCAAAAAGTTCTTCATCGTCATCAATATCGTTTTCAGAAAATAAATAACATCGTTCGATACTACCCGTTAGTTTGTAAGTATTATCTTTTCGCCTTCTTTTAGCGCTTTCAAAGTAGATATCAATACTGATAGAAGAGAAGTCCTCTTCAATTGCAAATATCAAGTTATCAAAAGCATCTGTAATTAATCCTCCTGATTCTTGTATTTCAACATCAGAAAAATGATATTTTAGTTGGAGTTCAAAAGAAGCTGAAATATTGACGGAACAATTTTTGGGTGTCGCTTGTTTTGTGTTTTCAATTATATTTTTCATAACTTGCCCTATTAACTAGATGAATAGTTATATTAACTTTCTAGCTCGAGAGTAAATTAGCTATACAAATTCACTTAGTCATGAAAGCACAGCTAAACAACAGTACTTACATTTCAATCACTTAAAGAATAAAACCATTTAAACTTGAGGTTCACATATACTATAAGCAATTGAAAATAAAGAGTCTATTTACTCTTTCGCTATTTTAGATTCAATATAATCAAAGATATTATTATGAAATATAAGATGAGATATTCGCTCTTCGGTCAAATATTCTTTTGACACTATTTTCTTGTCACCCTTACATAGCCCTAGATTTCCTAATTGTTCTTGACTAAATTTACTACTGTATTTAAGGCTGCCATCAGGTAATACAGTCATCAAAAACACATCAAACAATGAGTCATAAGCAGCTGTTAAAATTAACCCATTATTAGGATTAAGGCGAAACGCATTCAACATTTCTTCTGGAATTTCATTTTTAATTTCTTTAAATTCATTAGTAATTCCAGATTCAGCTATAAAGTCAGATTTAGGACTCCAAGGTATTATATGTGATGCTATTAATGATTCTTTTGGTACATTTCCAGATATCATGCACCTCTCTTTGCTTTCATTTAGCAATGCAGTTCTAAACGCCCCCTGCCCAATACGATGTAATTGTTCAGTTTTCCCTCTTGATGTAGTGGGAGTACTTGATGATATTACTTGGTTACTTTTACCTTCAATATCATTTATTTTTAAAGTCGTTTTGTCATTCAACCAAAGAGATAAAATAGAATGCTGAATTTCAAATAATGGCTTATGCTCGATTAATTTTTGAAACGATTCTTTTAAATTCTTTATAGGTGTATCGTTTAAATTTATTTTCATGCCTAAATAATGAAATAAATGCCCATGATTCTTACTTGGATGTTTATCAAAAAACCATTGATTAAATTTAGTATCACTTCTCTTTAATTTATTGACCGTATGACCCTTAATTATAATGTCTATAAAAGGAGCATTCATTGCTTCAACTAGATTGATGTCATCTAATCCCGATTTAAACATGATAATTATGCCGACGTGATTGCTATCAATGACACCAAACTCAATTCGACCTGTTTTTTGTGCAACCTCATCTTTCTTACCTTCCCTAGATTCAATAGAAAGTACAATATTCTTGTTTTCCTCCTTAATTATATCTCTAATAATCATACGGTCATTAGCTATGGCATCAATACATTGACTAATGAATACGTCAGCATCCTCTTTTTTACTATCATCAAATTTATTTACAAAATTCTCGATAATCATTTTAGTTCTGCGATCAAAATCGAAGTTTTTCTCTTTCTTTAAATTCATGCTACATCATCCTTAAAGTTCTGAATCAGTCCCACTTAATGGGATTTCACAGTGACTAATAAATTGTCCATCAGTTCGTTACATCATATCTAAATTAATTATAACCGATTGAATAATTAACTTATTATTATTTATAATGCTAGATCGTATTATTGATAAATACTTACGCCAAGCACAACAGTTCAGCGTATTTATCGAATGGGATAACAACACTTCGAATCTGGCAGATACGACTATAAGATAAGGACTAGCTAACAACCAAGCAATGACCAATACGGTCTATGCCAGTGTTTATATACGAACGATAAAAGTTGGCGGATAAAAGCTTTAATGGGAGTTATAAATAGGCGGGGATAAACTTGGCACCTTTAACGGCTAGCTATAACTAGCCATTAAAGACGCACTGCATTACTTACCTTGTATTTCTTGGGTAATTTCCGTTAATACCTGCTTGAATGTATCTGCAGTTTGGCCACCAGCAATAGAATACTGATTATTAATAATGAAAGTCGGCACCGAACTAATGCCCCTGTCCATACTCAGCTTTTGTTCTGCACGTACTTGCGCAGCATACTCATCAGAGTCGAGGATGTTTTTAGCTACTACAACATCAAGACCAACTGAATCAACGACCTTAATAAGCGTTGCATCATCACTCAAAGATACATTGTCAGTAAAGTGCGCGCTAAACAAGGCCATTTGTAATGCATGTTGCTTGCCTTGCTCGTTAGCCCACGCTAATAATCGGTGTAAATCAAAGCTGTTGATCATGCGCATATTGGGATTAAAGTTAAAATCAAAACCAACATCTTTACCGCGTTGACTGATCATCTCTCTGTTCTGCGCACTTTGCTGTTCGTTGATACCGTACTTCTCAACCAAGTGCTCTTGCATGTCTTGACCTGTACTCGGCATCTGCGGATTCAGTTCAAACGGTAGCCAGTTGATTGTCGCTTCAATGCCCGGCGCAAGTTGTGCCAGCGCAGACTCTAAGCCTTTGTATCCAACGATGCACCAAGGGCACATCACGTCTGACACAATATCGATTTGTAATTGACTCATGTTAAATTGACTCATGTTAAATTTAATCCCGTTTAATAAAACAAAAAGTAAGTGACGATTAGCCACTTACTTCATAAAACAGTCACTACATTGGTAATTAAAGTTTTACAATCAATTTACCTTTGTTCTCACCAGTAAAGAATAAGTTTAAGCCATCAATAGATGATTCCAAGCCTTCTAATACATGCGATCTGTGCTTGATTTTACCGGCCATTACGTAAGGTGTTAGTTTTTCTAACAATGCAGGTACTTCGTGGAAATGATCCGGCATAGTGAAACCTTGAATAGTCAGGCGACGTTTAATCACGTTCAACCAGCTTGGACCTGGTGTTGGTACTTCGTTAGCGTAATCCGCGATCAGACCACATACCATCACACGGCCATGTGGATTCATACGATCAACAATTAAACTTTGGATCGCACCACCGGTATTTTCAAAATACAAATCGATACCATCAGCGGCATGCTCTGCAAGTTGCGCGTCTAAATCATCACTCTTGTAGTTAATCGCTGCATCAAAACCTAATTCGTTAACAATCCAATCAGCTTTTTCGTCACTGCCAACAACACCAATTACTTTCAGGCCATCTGCTTTTGCTAACTGACCAACAATAGAGCCAACCGAACCTGCTGCACCCGTAACAATAATGGTTTCACCTTTTTTAGGTTTACCCACATTAAATAAACCTTGAGTAGCAGTTAATCCAGGTAACGCAAAAATTGATAATATCGCTTCATCAGGTAATGGCGCTGTTACTTTATTTAGACCTTGGCCGTTGCTTAGGAAATATTCCTGCCAACCCATCATGCCCATCATGCGGTCCCCAACGTTAAAATCAGGGTGATTACTTTCGACAATTTCGCCGATACCAGAACTACGCATCACATCACCTAAGCCTACTGGTGGAATGTAGCTGTTGGTATCAGGGCTCATCCAGCCAAACATAGCAGGATCAAGTGACATATGACTTTGCTTAACTAAAAACTCGCCCTCGCCCACAGTCGGCATTGGTTTTTGCACTGTTTCAAATAGCGCTGCATTGATTGGACCGCCAGTTGGACGTTTAATAAGATTGATCGCTGTATATGTTGTCATGTGCTTGCTTCCTGTGCTTAATATTGTCTTAAAGGTTAAGAGTACTGTCTTAAAGGTGAGTCATATTGTCTGAAAGATAATTAACTATGAGTCATTATTGTCTTATTTTAATGTAAGATATAGATACTAATTAGCGAATGTTTATTGTTATAAAGACAATAATGGCGATGAGAGTGAATGATGGATCAATTAAGAGCATTAAAGTATTTTGTAAAAGTGGTAGAACATGGCAGTTTTAGTAAAGCCGCTGAGTTGTTTTCTGTGCCGCCTTCATCGTTGTCGCGCAGGGTTGCAGACCTAGAGAAAAGCCTTGGCGCTACGCTATTAAAACGTACGACAAGAGCGGTGAGCTTAACTGAAATAGGTCAAATCTATTATCAACAGGTCAACGAAGTGCTGTCTTTATTAGCACACAGTGATGAAACGGTAAGAAACTATCAGTCGACACCAATGGGCGTGCTGAATATCAGCTCGATGGTGGGTTTTGGTGAACGCATATTATTACCGCTGTTAGACGAATTTAGAGCGCTATATCCGCAGATCACCTTGAATGTAAGCCTGAGTGATGACTTATCGACGTTAGGTCGTGATGAAGTCGACCTCGCTATTCGTGGCGGCTATGCACCCGATGAACGCGTACTGGCTATCAAGTTGATGGATAATAATTTCATCGCCGTCGCCGCCCCCAGTTATTTAGAAACCTACGGTGTGCCCGTTAATGCCATGGAGTTAAAGCAACACAAAGGCCTGTATTTTAAAGCCCCGAATGGCCCTACCCCTTGGATCTGTGAAATAGATAATCAGTGGCATGATGTTTCCGCAGAGCGGGTTCTCATCAGCAACAATGGCAAATGGCTAGTAGAGAAAGCCGTGGCAGGATTAGGTATTTTGTTGATGCCACGCTGGGCATTAAAACCGTATATTGAATCCGGTGCACTCACAGAGCTGACTATTACACCAAGCATTAATATCACGCAGCAGGCTAACTTGGGGGTATTTTTGTTGTATCAAAAGCAGCGCTATCAAGTACCGAAAATAAAAGCCGCAGTGGACTTTCTAGTTGAAAGAGTTAAAGGGGTTTATTAGGATTGGATACGAGCGGCACAAGGCGGTGCGATTTTTGCGACGCTCTTTGTGCGCTTGCTAGGCCTTCAAAAGGCTAACGGTTACCACTTGCTATGCTTAGCCAACTCAGTTTCTAGCAAATTAACCATTTGTTGGCTCGCGTCTGTAACCGCTTCCCAAATCGTTTCCGCATGCTCGTTGATTGCAATTGGTCGTTCCCCGGCAAGCCTAACCTCCAGCAAACAGCGCTTGTCCGCCGCGCCAGACTTGGCCGAGCTGTTCTCGTCACTTAAATGTACTTCAATACGCGTGATCTGTTCACTGAAGCGGCTTAGGTCGGATCTCAAAACATCTTCGACACTTTGAGTCAGTTCATCTTGTCCAGAGATGTTCTTATCTGTATTGATCTGGATTTTCATGGTCATGTTCCCTGTAATTTACAGTTTATGGTAGGCATAACAGCGCTAATTTTGATTCAATAAATTTAAATTGTTGCACCTTTATATCTACGTCTGATTTATTTGAATATCATAGATATAGCTAAGAACACCAGTTAACGCAAACATCGCAATGCAAAAGCAGCTTTGACCTCAGGATAAACACAGGAATGAATCAAGCGATTAAACCTTACTTTGGCTAACTGACACAGGCCACTTTGAATCCCCTTTCTAATCATTAGAGGTATCATCTGGTGTCCCAATTTATTCTAATATTTCAAAAATCATCAATGCCTGTTTAAATTTTTTCAAACAATTAAGGAAAATACACTATGACTTTATGTCCAATAGCGGCTGTTTTTAGTTGCAAAAAATGCCCAGCTTATAAAATATGCCTAGCCAAAGGGATTTTAGGTGACCATAAAAAGAGCAGGCCGTCTTTCCAAGAGAAGACGAAAAAAGATGAGATTAAAGACCGAGCAGATCATTAAATAAGAAAGACCTTTTTCTAACTGGTATATGGATATAACAGCTTAAGGGTAAAGCTTTAAACTAGATATGGTTTGCGATTTCTTTTAGATGGAGAAAGGTAAAATCTGATAACCGCCTAAGTTTAAAGTCAGATATTTCAAACTTGTCGTCTGTAAACTCTAAGTTCGGTGGTACTGCAATAGTTTTAATGTTTGCCGCTTTTGCCGCCATGATCCCTGTCACTGAATCTTCAAATGCGATACATTTTGAAGGTTCAACTTTTAGCTTATTAGCGGTAGACAAATACACCGCTGGATGAGGTTTTCCTTTGGCTTCATGCTCTGAAGAAGAAATAGCTTGAAAGTAGTGAGCAATATCAAGTTTACTTAGCACTACCGATATTAATTTAAAAGGAGCGTTCGTTGAAAGGCCTATTTTGATATTTTGATGTTGAAAAAAATCTAAAATTTCTTTCACACCTTCCATCGGTTCCCCCTTTTCAGAAATCAAAAATTCCACGCGTTCAACAACTTCATTCTCGACTTGCTCTAAGCTTTTATCTGACCAAGGAAAATGACTATACCAAAACTCGGTAACTTCTCGTGTCGTCATTGAGGCAGTATAAGCCGATAGCGAATCACTGACTTCAACTCCGACAGAAGAAAAGACTTGCTTCTCAGCTTCTTTCCACATGGGTTCAGAATCAATAAGAACTCCATCCATATCAAAAATTACAGCTTGTATCATAGCGATCCATTTAGAGCCCAACAGAGGGGATTTGTCATTGATTTTATTTACGACACCTTACCAATATAATACTGCAAGTTAAACCCTATCGACCGTTCTCGATTAATTCTTGCAAGGTATGTGTATGAAAAATGATTCCTACTCCGCACATAACTAAATCTATGGTTAATCGGTATCAACATATTATGAGAGAGTTGTAGATCTAAGCTACTTTGGTGCAAATTAGGCTTAGAGAGATCACAAAGCTTAGATCGAGCATCCTAAACCATTTATGGACATAAACGGCTTAGAGTATTAGCATCAAAGGGCACTGTTCGCATTACAGAAAGTATTACAAAGTTGGATGAGCTCCGAATTAAGGCGACTAAAATCGTTGGTTATAATGTGTAGGGCAGCTAAACCTAATCCACTTTTTAGTTCTGTTTAAATACCTTGTTACTGATTTAAATATTATTAAAATCTGGAATCCAATAAGTGCCTTCGGAATAAGCCGTAAAAGGACATGTATTATTTTTTAAGTGGATTGCAGACGCTACATTGATAGCTTGCTTACAAAGCTCAACAAAGAAACTAGCTGGATACACAAGCTCCCATTGATTAGAGTAAATAATTCCTTTATCAGTGAAGGAACTAACGTTTGATACTTTTTGGTAGAAGGCAGATTCCGGATTATATTGCCCTAGTTCTACACCTTTCCCAGGGGTTCGATACTCGTGTACTACAGAGTTTCTATAGAGCCAAAGTAAGTTTTCATGCTTGAATTGATGTGGTAATACTCTGCCAATCTTGATTGGTTTACCATTTTGTTTAGGCCAATGAAGTAAAATACTGTCAATATCTGTATCCAAACTGATTGGTTTATTCTCAGTATCTAGTCCGTTCGATATAGGAAATAATTTTGAAAATGTGTTCTCTGAAAACTCTTTGAGCTTCTTTACATTAGATGGCAAATTTTGTGTTACTTCAAACAGTCTTACCAAATGAAGCAAACTAATTTTTTGGCTTTCAGGCCAGCTTTCGCATAATCTAACAAGTGAAACAAAGCGTTCGCGATTAGAGGTTATATCAGGGAACACACTTTTTGAAATAGCATCAAATATTGAACAGCAAAGAATCTTAGAATGGACTTTTTGGTTAGCAAGGTTCGGTTCACACTCTGCCGTCTTAATTAGATCCAAATAGTACATTTGAAACCTACTAACTTTATCAGATAACGTTTCTGAATCATTCATTATAATTTAAACTCCAACGTCAGCTAACGTCTTAGTATTTAACAGCTTATTATACAGGCGTCTTTATAAGTGATTTTGAAAAACATCTGTAAAAATCAAGGTGCTACCTTAAACTATTTTTAAAATCAATGCATTAACTGTTAGTTAATAGCTATGTTTTGAGCATGTGATCCCGCAAAGTTGAGACTTGTAGTTATAGGTGGCTCTATAAAAAATAACGAATTATGCATTACAAAATTGTATTGGAAATTTCAAAGCCGTAGCCAAATTCACTGTACTACTACAAGCCGCCTATAAGTGACGGTTGTACTTTATCAACGGCTAGTTAAAATCTGCCACATATAATATCCTACGCTTTACATAAGACAGCATATTTGAGACAACAGTTCTAACTTATCAAAAGGAAAAGTATGACCGACACAGCGAGGAATAAACGATGGCAAAAGTCACTTACGACTTATTCGATGTTCAACGAAAAAAGACAAGAACTGAAAGGACTTGGGGTCAATGATTACAGTTTAATTAATTCCCTACTAAAAATAAATGATGAAGTAAGGCTACATACTCGCTTTATCTAT is a genomic window of Moritella sp. Urea-trap-13 containing:
- a CDS encoding HNH endonuclease signature motif containing protein; this translates as MNLKKEKNFDFDRRTKMIIENFVNKFDDSKKEDADVFISQCIDAIANDRMIIRDIIKEENKNIVLSIESREGKKDEVAQKTGRIEFGVIDSNHVGIIIMFKSGLDDINLVEAMNAPFIDIIIKGHTVNKLKRSDTKFNQWFFDKHPSKNHGHLFHYLGMKINLNDTPIKNLKESFQKLIEHKPLFEIQHSILSLWLNDKTTLKINDIEGKSNQVISSSTPTTSRGKTEQLHRIGQGAFRTALLNESKERCMISGNVPKESLIASHIIPWSPKSDFIAESGITNEFKEIKNEIPEEMLNAFRLNPNNGLILTAAYDSLFDVFLMTVLPDGSLKYSSKFSQEQLGNLGLCKGDKKIVSKEYLTEERISHLIFHNNIFDYIESKIAKE
- a CDS encoding DsbA family oxidoreductase, with translation MSQFNMSQLQIDIVSDVMCPWCIVGYKGLESALAQLAPGIEATINWLPFELNPQMPSTGQDMQEHLVEKYGINEQQSAQNREMISQRGKDVGFDFNFNPNMRMINSFDLHRLLAWANEQGKQHALQMALFSAHFTDNVSLSDDATLIKVVDSVGLDVVVAKNILDSDEYAAQVRAEQKLSMDRGISSVPTFIINNQYSIAGGQTADTFKQVLTEITQEIQGK
- a CDS encoding NADP-dependent oxidoreductase — encoded protein: MTTYTAINLIKRPTGGPINAALFETVQKPMPTVGEGEFLVKQSHMSLDPAMFGWMSPDTNSYIPPVGLGDVMRSSGIGEIVESNHPDFNVGDRMMGMMGWQEYFLSNGQGLNKVTAPLPDEAILSIFALPGLTATQGLFNVGKPKKGETIIVTGAAGSVGSIVGQLAKADGLKVIGVVGSDEKADWIVNELGFDAAINYKSDDLDAQLAEHAADGIDLYFENTGGAIQSLIVDRMNPHGRVMVCGLIADYANEVPTPGPSWLNVIKRRLTIQGFTMPDHFHEVPALLEKLTPYVMAGKIKHRSHVLEGLESSIDGLNLFFTGENKGKLIVKL
- a CDS encoding LysR family transcriptional regulator, which encodes MDQLRALKYFVKVVEHGSFSKAAELFSVPPSSLSRRVADLEKSLGATLLKRTTRAVSLTEIGQIYYQQVNEVLSLLAHSDETVRNYQSTPMGVLNISSMVGFGERILLPLLDEFRALYPQITLNVSLSDDLSTLGRDEVDLAIRGGYAPDERVLAIKLMDNNFIAVAAPSYLETYGVPVNAMELKQHKGLYFKAPNGPTPWICEIDNQWHDVSAERVLISNNGKWLVEKAVAGLGILLMPRWALKPYIESGALTELTITPSINITQQANLGVFLLYQKQRYQVPKIKAAVDFLVERVKGVY
- a CDS encoding HPF/RaiA family ribosome-associated protein, whose product is MKIQINTDKNISGQDELTQSVEDVLRSDLSRFSEQITRIEVHLSDENSSAKSGAADKRCLLEVRLAGERPIAINEHAETIWEAVTDASQQMVNLLETELAKHSKW
- the hxpB gene encoding hexitol phosphatase HxpB; translation: MIQAVIFDMDGVLIDSEPMWKEAEKQVFSSVGVEVSDSLSAYTASMTTREVTEFWYSHFPWSDKSLEQVENEVVERVEFLISEKGEPMEGVKEILDFFQHQNIKIGLSTNAPFKLISVVLSKLDIAHYFQAISSSEHEAKGKPHPAVYLSTANKLKVEPSKCIAFEDSVTGIMAAKAANIKTIAVPPNLEFTDDKFEISDFKLRRLSDFTFLHLKEIANHI